GGTGCAGAGAAATAAACCTCGCCGGTAAACTCAAAATATTAGCATCGTTATGTGCCCTGGCCAGTTCCGTGATTTCTTTATTCCAACAAAGGGCTGCTCTGATGTTCTGATGTTTGTTGGCCGTCATGGAGGCGCCATTTCCACTACCACAGATGATGATTCCAATATCCGCATTCCCTTCCTCAACATCCTTTGCTACAGGATGAACAAAGTCGGGATAATCAACACTATCTGAATCATCCGTACCGTGGTTTAATACTTCGATATTCAATGATTTAAGTAGACCAACTACCGCCAATTTGTACTCGGTCCCTGCATGGTCATTTCCGATGGCTATTTTCATGTGATCAAGGATAAATTACCCTACTAAGGTACAAATCCTTGTATTTAAATCATCTGAATATACTTATTAACATTGTTAAAATAATCCATAGCTTAAATCGTTGATTTACAACTGATCTTTATTTTATCAAATTGTTGAAAGCTGATCGATAAGAATTAATGAATTTAATAGGCTATCTCTATAAAATTATGCACTTAGAGGAATTATACGATTACCAAAAAAATATCATTAAAAGTTGATAGTATATTATTCACTTTTAAATAGAGAAAATGAACAATCAGAGAGGGATAAACTTGTGAACTATTAACTGTTTATTTAGTTTATCAACAGCTATTAATAAGTGGAATAAAGGCTTAGTTTAGAGCACAATCTGTACTGTAAAACTCAGTAATAAAATGAATAAGCTGTTCATGGCAAGTAAAACTACTTTTTTTTATCCCCAGAGTTAACA
This DNA window, taken from Muriicola soli, encodes the following:
- the rpiB gene encoding ribose 5-phosphate isomerase B, whose product is MKIAIGNDHAGTEYKLAVVGLLKSLNIEVLNHGTDDSDSVDYPDFVHPVAKDVEEGNADIGIIICGSGNGASMTANKHQNIRAALCWNKEITELARAHNDANILSLPARFISLHQALDMVRTFLDTPFEGGRHERRIEKIACS